GGGATAACAGGCTGATCTCCCCCAAGAGTTCACATCGACGGGGAGGTTTGGCACCTCGATGTCGGCTCATCGCATCCTGGGGCTGAAGTAGGTCCCAAGGGTTTGGCTGTTCGCCAATTAAAGCGGTACGCGAGCTGGGTTCAGAACGTCGTGAGACAGTTCGGTCCCTATCTTCCGTGGGCGCAGGAGATTTGAGAGGATCTGTCCCTAGTACGAGAGGACCGGGATGGACGAACCTCTGGTGTACCAGTTGTCACGCCAGTGGCACAAGCTGGGTAGCTATGTTCGGATCCGATAACCGCTGAAAGCATCTAAGTGGGAAACGGACCTCAAGACAAGATCTCCCGTCGCCGTAAGGCGGCCTGAAGACCCCTTGTAGACTACGAGGTTGATAGGCCGGGTGTGTAAGGGCTGTAAGGCCTTTAGCTTACCGGTACTAATCGGTCGTGCGGCTTGACCTTTATTTTTTTGAGAGTGGTCTCTGCAAAATTGTTCTGGAATATGTTAAGCGCCTGTTAGTCAGCGGTCCGCCTCAGGCGGACCGCTGGCGTTACAGGCACTTAATCCGCCATGCAGTTTGGCGGATAATTTTTTGTTGTCCCGCCACTACTACGTTGGCGGGCGCAAGAAGCTGTAACGTCCGCCAACACTACGTGGCGGACTAACAGCTTCTAACGTTTCTGGTGGTTTTACCGGGGAGGATACACCCGTTCCCATTCCGAACACGGAAGTTAAGCTCCCCAGGGCCGATGGTACTTGTCCCGTACGGGGCCGGGAGAGTAGGTTGCCGCCGGATTTAAATAAGAAATTCCCAGTCACATTTGTGGCTGGGAATTTTTTTTGGACGCTGAAAGCAACCTACTCTCCCAAGGCGCAAAGCGCCGTTGAGGGGGAGGCTCCAGTGGCTTTGCCACTGGAGGGGGCGACGCGAGCCCCTTGTGATAGACTAGGTTGCCGCCGGATTTAAAATAAAAAGCCCTCGTCGTGCAAACGGCGGGGGCTTTTTTATTGGGTATAGGTCCTATAGGACTATAGGACCTATCTAAAATCCGCTGGCGAGTTGCACTCCGAGCATGCGCGATTCCTTTTGCCGGGTCTTTAGTCCGATTTCCCGCCCATAGGTGACGGCATTCAACTTGAAATATTTGAAATCAAGGCCGAAACCGCCGGCAAGGTATCCCTGATTCAAGCCCGCACGGACAGAAACCGATCGAAGTACCTTGCTGATATCGGGCCAGGTGACTTCATAGCCGAAATGGAATTTGGTGATGAGATCGGTCGCATGTTCGAGGTCGCGAAAATCCATGGCAAACTGGGTTTTGAGTTTCCAGTAATCGGGGTGAATCGCAAAACCAAACGAGGTCGATTACTCCGTCCTCCCAACGTCATCCCCCAAGAAAAACCGGGTATCTCCAATATCCTGGATGGTCAGGCCGAAGGTTGGATCCAGGTACTCCCACCATTTTGCTTCAAGCGGCACCTTGGCCTGAAAACCAAGGTCAAAACCCAACCCGAAACCAACCTGGTCCAGTACAAGGGCGTCCCCGAAATCGTTATTGACCAGGACATCGCGCTGGGTAATTTGTTCGTCGATTAAATGGCGGCCCAAAAATTTGATGGCCCCGCCGACTTTGATCTTCTTGTCGAAAAAACTCCAGGCCGAGCCGACCTGAACTCCCCCCTGGGAGAGGGCCTCCACGTCGATGGTGCTGGAAGCCGGATTGAGCAGGCCCATGACCGACCGGTTTTCGTAGAAAATAGCCGCAGTGATATATTTGTGCATCATGATGGCCACCGGGCCGCGAACCCCTATCTCTTCATAACGGCCGGTATTGGCCGCGGCAAAGGCATCAAAAACAGCGACCTTGTCGCCATCGGTGGCGGCGTCGTCGATATCACTGGCCAGATCGAGAAGATCGGAAGAAAAGAAGGGAATGGCCTTGTACGAAAATTCAACCGTCGGGAGGAGGAACTGGAAATGGAACTCCTTTTCGTAATCACTGATGGCCGCGGGATTGTAAAACAGGGCGTTTTCATCGGTGCCGTCGGTGGCCAGAAAGGCCCCTCCCATTCCGAGAGGCCGGATTCCCTGCATCGAACGGGGAGAGTGTCTCATGGTGAGTTCCTGGGCCCCTGCGAATCCGGAGCTCAAGAGGGAGAAAGACAAAATGAACAGGAACAACTCCAAGGCGCATTTCTTATGTTTCATAGATTGATATCTCCAGTATATTGGTTGGCGTTTACAGATTTGTATCCTCGTCATAACAGGCCTGAACGCCGGCGGTCTGGCTACCGGGATCGAGGGCGGCACAAGTGGCAATGTCGGCCGTGACCGTCGTCGGATCGAAAGAGGTCGGCTCCAGCTGGCATCCGACCAGGGCCTGAAACTCGGCGGTTGTAAAACCTTCTCCCGCGGTAATCGGTTCCAGCATGCAGAAGGTCTGCCTGATTTCGTCAAGGAAATCCTCGTCTGAGGCGACCCCCGAACCGATAAAGAAGTTGTCGAAATCGACCAGATCGCCCTGGGCCTGTGTCGCCTGCGCGGCGGTGATGTCTGTTACGTCAAAGGAGGTTTTGAAGTTTGATCCGTAGACGCCCAGAGCGTAATGTTCGATGGTCTGCATCAGGGCAAGATCGAAGGCGGCATCGGCCAATACCCCCTCGCCGAGCGAGTCGTCCGTAATGCCCGGCGCCGCCTCAAGAGCCTCGATGGCCAGGCGAAGGTCGGCCAAGTTTCCGTTAGCGGGGAGGACATCGGCGATCGCACTGAAGTTTTCGGCGGTGTCCTCGTCCAGGTCGAGGATCCCTTCCTCCACGTCCAGAAAATCGATGTTGCTCCGGCCGAGATAGGCGCTCCCCAGGATTCGGTAGGCGGTGACATTGTCGGGATCGCCGGTGATGGCATTGGTGGCCAGCGTAATGGCTGTTTCATAATCGCCCTGATCGAGGGCAAATTGGGCGGCCTCGGACGCCGAATCGCCCTGGTTGGCGCAATGGGCCGTCAAAAGAGCCAAGACTGTGCAAAGAACAATATTTTTCGATTTCATCGCGACCTCTCCCTTGGTTTTTTGATGTTCACTTCTCTTACAGGTGTGTTATCGTTTTAAAAACACTAAGCAGTCTACCTAATTTGACGTATAGTGCAAGAGAAAAATTACTTAGTGAGCGAGGATCTGGCTTTGCCAGTCCGAGCGAACGGGGGGCACGGGGGCGCCAGCGGCAAAGCCCCCGATTTAAAGGGGTTGGACCATGATTTTTCTTGTTTCAGTCCTGGCGTCGCTTCTTCCCATTACGGTGTATATTCTTTTTCTGCGATGGCTCGACCGCTACGAACGGGAGCCGTTCGGTCATATTCTGGTTGTTTTTTTTCTTGGGGCCACCTTTTCCGTCGGTTTTTCATACGCGGCCAACACGATTGTGGGGGTTATCGGGCATGCGATGATGACCGAGTCGGGGAGCGCCTATTTTCTGGCCGGCCTCGTGGCGCCGGTGGTGGAGGAGACCAACAAGGGAATTATTGTCGTCCTCTTTGCCTGGCTTTCGCGGGAGTTCGATAATCTGACCGACGGCCTCCTCTACGGCGCAGTTGTCGGCCTCGGTTTTGCCTTTTCCGAAAATGTCATGTACTTCGTGCGCACATATCACGAGAGCGGACAATTCGCCTGGATCCGCAACATGTATGTCCGCGGTTTTTTTACCGCCGGAGTGCACTCTGCGGCGACCGGGGTTTTTGGGGGTTGTCTCGCGTATACGCGCTTTTCCCGGTGGTCCGACCGCCTGCTTGCGGCGATGATGGGGTGGGGGTTGGCGGTGATGATTCATTCCTTCTGGAATTCGGTCTTGACCGAATCGGATCTCTCCAATGACCCGGTGCTGGCCCTTTTCCCCTTTTTCTGCCTGCCGGTTTTGTTTTTCATCCTCTTTGTCCTGTTTCAGGCGTCGCTGTCGCGGGAGGGGCGGATGATTGAGGAAGAACTGACCGCCGAGGCAAAAGGGGGGATTCTTCCCCTGGAACATGTCCCCATTTTAAGGTCGTATCTCAAGCGCGACCGTTCGGGCTGGTTTAAAAATGAGAAGCGAAGGAAGCAATATGTCGAACAGGCGACCCATCTTGCCTTCATTCGCAACGAGCATCGCCGTCTTCCGGAAAAAAAGCGGGGGACGTGCGAAAGAAAATTGAACGCGGTGCGGGAAGAAATCAGGAAACTGCTCGCCTCTTCGAGGGGGGGATTGGCCGGGGCCGTTGTTGCCGTTTTGGGGTTTGTCTCCTTTGTGGCCGGGGCCGTTGTTTTTGGATTCTGGCTCTGGAACCGCCTGCTTGTGGAATTTCCGGCCTACGGGCTGGCCCGGACCTATCTTTCAAATCATTCCAAAATGCTCGAATTGATCGGGCCGGTTGACCGGTGGGATGAATCCCCTTCCGGGGAATTCTCTTACAACAGCGAAGGGGGGGAGGGTGAACTCGAAATGGCCCTTTCGGGGCTTAAGGGGGAGGGAACGGTCACGCTCAAATTTTTTTCCGATTTCGGCAAAACCTGGAAAATCGATGAGGCGCATTTGACCGTTGCCGGGCGGAAAGAGCCGATCGAACTGGAGGGGCCGAGACAATGGTTGAGGCAGGCCTATGACTACATGGACCAGCGGAAATTCGTGGAGGCCGAAGGGGCGTGCAAAACCATCCAAAAATCGGCCCCGGAGGATGACCGCGCCGACAGCTGTTTTGCGGAGCTGGCCTTGAGCAGGGGAGAGGATCAAAAATTCGTCGAAATCTGGAAGGGGCTGGCAGAAAGTTATCCCGCCTACGACGGCTACCAAATGCGGCTGGCCTCTGCCTATGATACCGTGGGCGACAATGAAAAAAGCATCGAGCATTATCAAAAGGCCTGGGGTTTGAATGACGACCCCGAAACCGCCAGCAGTCTTGCCTCTGTCTATCTCGATTCCGGGGAAACCGAAAAGGCGTGGGAGTGGCTGGAAAAAGCGCGGGAGGCCGGCCTCCGTTCCGCCTCCCTGGCCTATCGTTTCGGCCGGTACTATTACAATAAAAAGGATGCCGAAAACGCCGAGGAATATTTCAACATTTCACGGGACGAAGACCCTGCTTATGCCATGTCCTACATCGGCCTTGCCTACCTCTCCCGCGATCGGGGAGAAGACGACGATGCCATCTACTATTTCGAGGAAGGGATTTCACGCTCTCCCGGCGATTCCCTCGACTACCGGCGCGATCTGATCGACCTTCTTGTTCAAAAAAAATATTTCGACGAGGCGATTTTTCACCTCATTCGCGCCACCCTCTATCATCCCCGTGAGGTCGGGCCGTTTGTCATGCTCGCCAAGCTCTACGAACGTCAGGGGAGGATGGAAAGCGCCGGCATTGTCCACGACCAGGCGGTAAAAATCGATCCCGCCGAGGCCGAGAAGTTAAACCGGGAGTACGATTATCTTCTGGAGCCCTAATTTTATTTATTCTGCGTGATAGACGCCCGTGTGCGCCGGATTGCCCCTGAAGAGCGGCCACTCGCGGGCAAAGGGAGAAACCAAGGAGCCCTCGTCGCGGACGGCCCAGAAGACATCGCCCGCCATGACCGGGAGAACATCGGCGCGGCGGTCCTGAAAAAAGACCTCCAGTTTGCCGTCGCCGTCCACATCCCCGACCACCGGCGACGAGACGATCGCGTAACCGACAACAAGGCGGGCGGCAAAACTCCCATCCAGGCCGCTCAAGATATCGAGATCGCCGGACATCGTGGCGACATAAACATCCAGGACACTGCCGGGATTTCGCCTGGCAAGCGCGGGCGAGGAATGAACCGCGCCGCCCAAGTACCGCTTCCAGAAGAGGGAGCCGTCGCCATTCAGGGCATAAATCCTGCCGTCGGCGGAACCGAAGACCGTTTCCAAATCGCCATCGCCGTCCAGATCCCCCACCGCCGCCGAAGAGAGGATCTCCCCGCCGGTCGGAAAACTCCATTCCAGTTCCCCGGTCTCCCCGTCGAAGGCTTTGAAGAGGCCGCTCCCGTCGCCGATCAGGACCTCCAAGACGCCGTCGCCGTCAACATCGGCCGTTGCCGGGGAGGCATGCACCTTGTTTGCGAGATTTGTCTGCCAGTCGACCGCCCCGGTTTCGGCGTCGAGGCTGTACAAGACGCCACTGCCGGCA
This genomic stretch from Deltaproteobacteria bacterium harbors:
- a CDS encoding PrsW family intramembrane metalloprotease, whose amino-acid sequence is MIFLVSVLASLLPITVYILFLRWLDRYEREPFGHILVVFFLGATFSVGFSYAANTIVGVIGHAMMTESGSAYFLAGLVAPVVEETNKGIIVVLFAWLSREFDNLTDGLLYGAVVGLGFAFSENVMYFVRTYHESGQFAWIRNMYVRGFFTAGVHSAATGVFGGCLAYTRFSRWSDRLLAAMMGWGLAVMIHSFWNSVLTESDLSNDPVLALFPFFCLPVLFFILFVLFQASLSREGRMIEEELTAEAKGGILPLEHVPILRSYLKRDRSGWFKNEKRRKQYVEQATHLAFIRNEHRRLPEKKRGTCERKLNAVREEIRKLLASSRGGLAGAVVAVLGFVSFVAGAVVFGFWLWNRLLVEFPAYGLARTYLSNHSKMLELIGPVDRWDESPSGEFSYNSEGGEGELEMALSGLKGEGTVTLKFFSDFGKTWKIDEAHLTVAGRKEPIELEGPRQWLRQAYDYMDQRKFVEAEGACKTIQKSAPEDDRADSCFAELALSRGEDQKFVEIWKGLAESYPAYDGYQMRLASAYDTVGDNEKSIEHYQKAWGLNDDPETASSLASVYLDSGETEKAWEWLEKAREAGLRSASLAYRFGRYYYNKKDAENAEEYFNISRDEDPAYAMSYIGLAYLSRDRGEDDDAIYYFEEGISRSPGDSLDYRRDLIDLLVQKKYFDEAIFHLIRATLYHPREVGPFVMLAKLYERQGRMESAGIVHDQAVKIDPAEAEKLNREYDYLLEP